The Jiangella sp. DSM 45060 genome contains the following window.
GTCATCGCGGGTCGCGATCGTCGGCGAGAACGGGAGAGGAAAGTCGACCCTGCTCCAGGTGCTGGCGGGAACGCTCGACCCCGACGCTGGAACCGTCCAGCGCGTCGGCACGATCGGTGTCGCCGAGCAGGAGATGGACACCGCCGACGAACGCACCGTCGGGCAAGCCGTCGCCGACGCGATCGCCGACGCGCTCGCGGCGTTGGCGAGGCTCGACGCCGCCGGCCACGCACTCACCGAGGACACCGAGTCCGCGGCCGCGGAGTACGCGGCCGCACTGGAACTCGTCGACGTGCTCGACGCGTGGGATGCCGAGCGCCGGGTGCGGATCGCACTCGACGCGCTCGACGCGGAGACCGAGATGACGAGACCGCTCGCCGAGCTCTCCGTGGGACAGCGCTATCGCGTGCGCCTGGCGTGCCTGCTGGGCGCCGACGACGACTTCCTGCTGCTCGACGAGCCGACGAATCATCTCGATCGCGGCGGGCTCGAGTTCCTGACCGCCCGACTCCGGTCACGCGACGGTGGTGTGGTGGTCGTCAGTCACGACCGAGCTCTCCTGTCGGACATCGCGGAGACCATCGTCGATCTCGACGCGTCACCCGACGGCCGTCCGCGCGTCTACGGGAACGGCTACTCGGGCTACCGGGAGGGACGACTGGCCGAACGGGAACGCTGGGAACAGGAGTACGAGCGGCAGCAGGCCGAACGCGCTCGGCTGCAGGACAGCCTGGCCGACGCGCAGAACCGGCTCGTCTCGGGGTGGCGGCCGGAGAAGGGCGCGAACAAGCACGGGCGCGCCACCCGCGCCGGCGGCATCGCCCAGACCGTTCACCGGCGTCGGGAGGCGCTCGACGCGCACGCCGTCACCGTTCCCGAACCGCCACTGGAGTTCCGGTTCCCCGAGCTTCGCGCTCGGGCCGGCGCGACGTTGCTGAGCGTCGAGGACGTCGGCGTCGCCGGGCGGCTGCGCGGGCCGGTGTCGTTCTCACTGTCCCGGCGCGGCCGGCTGGTCGTGACCGGTCCGAACGGCGCCGGCAAGTCCACCCTGCTCAGAGTCGCCGCCGCCGAGCTGGCACCGGATACGGGCTCGGTGCGCAGGCCCGGCGGCACCCGTCTGGGCTTCCTGCGTCAGGAGAGCGATCTGCCGCCCGATCGGCGGGCCGGCGAGGTGTACGACACGCACGTCGACGCGCTCGTCGCCTCCGGCGCCGTGCCGTCGCCGGAGGCGATCGGCCTGTCGCAACTCGGTCTGCTGAAGCCGCGAGAGTCGGGCCGGCGGGTGGGCGAGCTCTCGGTGGGCCAGCAACGCCGCCTCGACCTGGCGCTCGTGCTCGCCATGCGCCCCCACGTGCTGCTCCTGGACGAGCCGACCAACCATCTGTCCATCGCGCTCGTGGACGAACTCACCGAAGCGCTGGGCGACACCCAGGCGGCCGTCGTCGTGTCCTCTCACGACCGGCAGCTCCTTCGCGACGTGGCCGGGTGGCCGAGCATCGACCTGTCCGCGCCGGCCGGCATCGGGGCGCCGGCCTGAGGTCGGGTGCGGCGGGTCAGGAACCCGGCGCCGTCCAGTCGCCGTAGAGCTCGACGTAGGCCCGGCCGGTGCTGCGCCGGCCGGCGTGGGTGCCGGTCACGGCGCAGGCGGCCTCGTAGAGACCGCGCGGCTGGCCGGGGTAGTACACGTCGAGTTCCTGCTCGGTGACGAGCGAGCGGACGTCGAGGCGGGTGTCGCGGCCGGGGACCTCGACGCGCCAGCGGGTGGGGTAGGTCTGGCCGGTCAGCGGGCTGGTCCAGAAGTCGCGGGCGTGCTCGGCGAGCGGGACGATCGACGCGACCGTGTGGTGACCGCCGGGGTCGACGATGGTGGCATAGGCCTGGTCGTCGCCGTCCTGGACCAGGTTCCACACGTTGAGGCGGTCGCCGTCGTCGAGGTGGACCGCCATCCAGCTCCAGCGCTGGATGTTGGCCCAGTGCCAGGTGCCCCACTGCCGGTCGAGCCAGGACGTGCCGCGCACCCGGTGCGGATGGCCGTCGATGGTGAGGGTGCCGCGCGTGGCCAGTGACGGCAGCGAGTAGTAGTAGCTGAAACCGTCGGCGAACGGGATCAGGCCGGTGCCGCCGGGGTACAGCACCGGGCCGGCGTGGCGCAGCGTCAGGTCGATCCGCGCGTCCGGGAGGCTCGCGGTGAGGCGCATGTCGTCCATGGGTCCGGCCAGCGTGGCGGCGGGCGTGCGGAGGTCGAGCCCGTCGGTGGAGAACGTCACCTCGCCGGGCTCGAAGCGTTCGACCAGCCCGCGGTGCGTCGCGGCGGACACGTCGGTGATCGCCGCGTGCACCTCCGGCCCCGCGCTGGAGCGGTTGATCGTGACCTCGTAGCCGTACCAGAGCCGCCCGGCCCGGACGTGGCCGACGACGTACCACCATTCGTAGACGACCTCGGGGTCGGAGGCCTGGTCGTCCGGCAGCCGCACGTAGCGGGGGAAGGTCTGTGCCGCAGGCCGATCCGGCGCGGCGGCGGCCCGTGCCGGCGTCAGCGGGCCGAGGACGGGCGCCGCGGTGGCGGCCAGGCCGAGCGCGAGGACGGTTCGTCTGCTGGTGGTCATGGGGTCTGCCTTTCCGACGGCGGATGGGCGGGGGTACGGGTCCGGAGCAGGACGATGCCGTACCAGGCGATCCAGACGACCCAGAGCAGCCATCCGGCCAGCCCGAGCAGGTCGACCGCGCCAGGGTCGTCGAACACCAGCGGGAGCAGGAGGGCCGCGCTGAGCTGGAGCGCTCCGGCGATGAACCCGAGGAGGGCGTGCGCGGAGCGGATGAGCCCGGAACGACGTCCCGCGACCGACAGGCCGAGCATCGCTGTGGCGAGGAAGGTGCCGTTGAACGCGAACAGCGCCTCGTTCAACCTCCACAGGGCCTTGGTGGCCGACGCGTCCGAGGCGGTGCCGGTCAGCGCGAGCCTGGTGGCGGTGAAGACCGTGAAGGTGGCGTTCTGCAGCACCAGACCGGACAGGCCGACCAGCGACCATGCCTCGCCGCGGGCCCGCTCGGACGGCCACACGGCCGCGACGACGGCGGCGCCGAACAGGACGGCCAGCAGCCACGCGGCGACGGCGAGGGTTCCGCTGAGCCCGATGAGGCCGGCGTGGGAGCCGAAGTAGTCGGCGACTTCGTCGAGCGGGTCGCCGATGACCGGCAGGTGGGTCGGCGCCAGCGCCAGGTTGGTGCCGCCCAGGAGGGAGGCGAAGCCGATCGCGGCCCAGCCGCCGATACGGGAGAAGGTCATGGCACGCGCTCCTTCGCGGGCTGAGTGGTGACGGTGTCCGGCGACGATTCCAGGTTGAGCCGGGGCAGCCGGCGGGCCAGGGCGGGCGGCATCCACCAGGCCCAGCGGCCCATGAGCTGCATCGCCGCGGGGACCACCAGGCACCGGATGATGACGGCGT
Protein-coding sequences here:
- a CDS encoding ABC-F family ATP-binding cassette domain-containing protein translates to MRMRTHRLPARHRAQLMAADVSVTRGATPVLNHVDLTLTPSSRVAIVGENGRGKSTLLQVLAGTLDPDAGTVQRVGTIGVAEQEMDTADERTVGQAVADAIADALAALARLDAAGHALTEDTESAAAEYAAALELVDVLDAWDAERRVRIALDALDAETEMTRPLAELSVGQRYRVRLACLLGADDDFLLLDEPTNHLDRGGLEFLTARLRSRDGGVVVVSHDRALLSDIAETIVDLDASPDGRPRVYGNGYSGYREGRLAERERWEQEYERQQAERARLQDSLADAQNRLVSGWRPEKGANKHGRATRAGGIAQTVHRRREALDAHAVTVPEPPLEFRFPELRARAGATLLSVEDVGVAGRLRGPVSFSLSRRGRLVVTGPNGAGKSTLLRVAAAELAPDTGSVRRPGGTRLGFLRQESDLPPDRRAGEVYDTHVDALVASGAVPSPEAIGLSQLGLLKPRESGRRVGELSVGQQRRLDLALVLAMRPHVLLLDEPTNHLSIALVDELTEALGDTQAAVVVSSHDRQLLRDVAGWPSIDLSAPAGIGAPA
- a CDS encoding lipocalin-like domain-containing protein yields the protein MTTSRRTVLALGLAATAAPVLGPLTPARAAAAPDRPAAQTFPRYVRLPDDQASDPEVVYEWWYVVGHVRAGRLWYGYEVTINRSSAGPEVHAAITDVSAATHRGLVERFEPGEVTFSTDGLDLRTPAATLAGPMDDMRLTASLPDARIDLTLRHAGPVLYPGGTGLIPFADGFSYYYSLPSLATRGTLTIDGHPHRVRGTSWLDRQWGTWHWANIQRWSWMAVHLDDGDRLNVWNLVQDGDDQAYATIVDPGGHHTVASIVPLAEHARDFWTSPLTGQTYPTRWRVEVPGRDTRLDVRSLVTEQELDVYYPGQPRGLYEAACAVTGTHAGRRSTGRAYVELYGDWTAPGS